Proteins encoded together in one Fimbriiglobus ruber window:
- a CDS encoding ester cyclase, producing MPAGNIAMINRWFEEIWNQRRPETIHELMCPDAVGSADGEKICGPDEFKAKMYDPFTSAFPDVRVVVEGILGYVDHVVVRWTSTGTHTGHGVGIQPSGQKVAFRGMTWIQIRNGQLGDAWQVSNIPEVIRGLAGSPA from the coding sequence ATGCCGGCCGGCAATATCGCGATGATCAATCGTTGGTTTGAAGAAATCTGGAACCAGCGTCGCCCCGAAACGATCCACGAACTGATGTGCCCGGACGCCGTCGGCTCAGCCGACGGGGAAAAGATTTGTGGGCCCGACGAATTCAAGGCGAAGATGTACGACCCATTTACCAGTGCATTTCCGGATGTCCGGGTCGTAGTCGAAGGCATCCTCGGCTACGTCGATCACGTCGTCGTCCGATGGACATCGACCGGAACCCACACGGGCCACGGCGTGGGCATCCAACCGTCTGGGCAGAAGGTGGCGTTCCGTGGGATGACGTGGATCCAAATCCGCAACGGTCAGCTCGGTGACGCGTGGCAGGTTTCGAACATCCCGGAAGTGATTCGCGGGCTGGCGGGCTCGCCCGCGTGA
- the polA gene encoding DNA polymerase I, with protein sequence MDSDPLPPIGPATGASTLYVLDAHGLIFQMFHGIPAMSAADGRPTNAVFGVTRALMNLYDHGAEYLIAALDRKEPTFREDLYKEYKAHRPPPPPDLLVQEPLIHQVMEAMRIPFLSVAGFEADDVMATLASEGAARGYTVNLCTSDKDCRQLLSDRVKILNLRKGAELDAAGLKADWGVAPAQVVDFQALVGDSVDNVPGVSGWGPKTAAKWLEKYGTLENLIAHADEVGGPKLREALKTAIADGSLALSRKLVQLDPRVPLVFDWNGWKRRDWDGPRLLELFQEFGFRGFANKVRSTLAASGKKQNEAILAIAGLNGPVPPAPTDATVPTAVSTSDLSTPGPKAGKGPKGGRAPKVPRPGQPTLFDLINSGDGAESGGDASPISTGSNIPAEPVAGADFEFGANLPAADWIASYQLVDTPAAFDTFLKKLRDNERFTFDLETTALDPLRAEIVGIAVSWTAGEAYYLPLRGPDGSRVLDPQTTLGALKSIFEDPAVKKVNQNIKYERLVLRTHDITLAGVAGDPMVAHYLLHSGERTHNLDELARRYLGHENISITELIGKGKKQITMDQVPVERVCQYAGEDADVAVRLAALLEPELDHEGLRRLYDDLELPLIEVLAELEFNGVLLDLPVLNQLGRDMEIQLARTEGEVQQLAGRKFNLGSPKQLREILFDEMKLPVQKRTGTTNEPSTDQESLERLAALGHEIPKKIIEHRQVAKLKGTYVDALPVLVNPKTGRVHTSFNQTVAATGRLSSSDPNLQNIPARTEQGRQIRQAFIAPPGWMILTADYSQIELRLLAHFSEDAGLRAAFAEDRDIHSRVAAEIFKVPEEAVTSDQRRVAKTVNFGVIYGMSAHGLAVRLGLPRRAGEKFIDDYFARYPKVLAYQDNLLANARATGYVGTILGRRRRFDPAALQEGSSYQNRTGAEREAINMEIQGSAADLMKQAMLNVHRRLKNEYWRAKMLLSVHDELVFEVDPEHVRPVADLVRAEMTGAMQLRVPLKVDVAAGKNWLDVEDV encoded by the coding sequence GTGGATTCCGACCCGCTGCCCCCGATCGGTCCCGCCACGGGCGCGAGTACGTTGTACGTACTCGACGCCCACGGGCTGATTTTCCAGATGTTCCACGGCATCCCCGCCATGTCCGCCGCGGACGGGCGGCCGACGAACGCGGTGTTCGGCGTCACCCGCGCCCTGATGAACCTGTACGACCACGGGGCCGAGTACCTGATCGCCGCGCTCGACCGCAAGGAGCCGACCTTCCGGGAAGATCTTTACAAGGAATACAAGGCCCACCGCCCGCCCCCGCCGCCCGACCTGCTCGTGCAGGAACCGCTGATTCATCAGGTCATGGAGGCGATGCGCATCCCGTTCCTGAGCGTGGCGGGGTTCGAAGCGGACGACGTCATGGCCACACTCGCGTCCGAGGGCGCCGCGCGCGGGTATACGGTGAACCTTTGCACGAGCGATAAGGACTGTCGCCAGCTCTTGTCCGATCGCGTGAAAATCCTGAATCTCCGCAAAGGCGCGGAACTCGACGCCGCGGGTTTGAAAGCGGATTGGGGTGTCGCACCCGCGCAAGTTGTCGACTTTCAGGCGCTCGTGGGAGATTCGGTCGACAACGTCCCGGGTGTGTCGGGGTGGGGGCCCAAGACGGCGGCCAAGTGGCTGGAGAAATACGGAACGCTCGAGAACTTGATCGCGCACGCCGACGAGGTCGGCGGGCCGAAATTACGGGAGGCGCTGAAAACGGCGATCGCCGACGGGTCGCTGGCACTCAGCCGAAAACTGGTGCAACTGGACCCCCGCGTACCACTCGTGTTCGACTGGAACGGCTGGAAGCGCCGCGACTGGGACGGCCCGCGACTACTCGAGCTGTTCCAGGAGTTCGGGTTCCGCGGGTTCGCGAACAAAGTTCGCTCGACACTCGCCGCCAGCGGCAAGAAACAGAACGAGGCGATACTCGCGATCGCCGGCTTGAACGGTCCCGTGCCCCCGGCACCCACGGATGCGACGGTGCCGACTGCCGTCAGCACATCCGACCTGTCAACGCCGGGTCCGAAGGCGGGAAAAGGCCCGAAGGGTGGTCGCGCGCCCAAGGTGCCGCGGCCCGGCCAGCCGACACTCTTCGATCTCATCAATTCGGGCGACGGTGCGGAGTCGGGCGGTGATGCTTCGCCGATCTCGACGGGGTCAAACATTCCGGCTGAACCTGTCGCCGGCGCGGACTTCGAGTTCGGCGCGAACCTCCCGGCCGCCGACTGGATTGCGAGTTATCAGCTAGTCGACACCCCCGCAGCCTTCGACACTTTCCTGAAGAAGTTGCGTGACAACGAGCGATTCACGTTCGACCTGGAGACGACGGCTCTAGATCCCCTGCGTGCGGAGATCGTCGGAATTGCCGTAAGTTGGACGGCCGGAGAAGCCTATTACCTGCCCCTGCGTGGACCGGACGGGTCGCGGGTTCTCGACCCCCAAACCACTCTGGGCGCTCTGAAGTCGATTTTTGAAGACCCGGCCGTCAAGAAAGTCAACCAGAACATCAAATACGAACGGCTCGTTCTTCGGACTCACGACATCACGCTGGCGGGCGTCGCCGGCGACCCGATGGTGGCCCACTATTTGCTTCACTCCGGGGAGCGAACCCACAATCTTGATGAACTCGCCCGCCGCTACCTCGGGCACGAAAACATCTCGATCACCGAGCTGATCGGCAAGGGCAAGAAACAGATCACGATGGATCAGGTGCCGGTTGAGAGAGTTTGCCAGTACGCGGGCGAAGACGCCGACGTGGCCGTCCGGCTCGCCGCCTTGCTCGAACCCGAACTCGATCACGAAGGACTCCGTCGCCTCTACGACGATCTGGAACTCCCGCTCATTGAGGTGCTGGCAGAACTGGAGTTTAACGGTGTTCTCCTCGATCTGCCGGTATTAAATCAACTCGGCCGCGACATGGAGATCCAACTCGCGCGCACCGAGGGCGAAGTGCAACAGCTCGCCGGGCGGAAGTTCAACCTCGGGTCGCCGAAACAGCTCCGCGAGATCTTGTTCGACGAAATGAAGTTACCCGTCCAGAAGCGGACCGGGACGACGAACGAACCCAGCACGGACCAGGAATCGCTCGAACGGCTCGCCGCGTTGGGCCACGAAATCCCGAAGAAAATCATCGAACACCGCCAGGTGGCCAAACTCAAAGGGACCTACGTCGACGCCTTGCCCGTACTCGTGAATCCGAAAACCGGCCGCGTCCACACGTCGTTTAACCAGACGGTGGCCGCGACCGGGCGGCTAAGCTCGTCCGACCCGAACCTGCAAAACATCCCAGCCCGAACGGAGCAGGGCCGGCAAATCCGCCAGGCGTTCATCGCCCCGCCCGGGTGGATGATCCTGACCGCGGATTACTCGCAGATCGAGCTGCGACTGCTCGCCCATTTTTCCGAGGACGCCGGCCTCCGGGCCGCGTTCGCCGAGGACAGGGACATTCACTCCCGGGTGGCGGCCGAGATCTTCAAGGTACCCGAGGAGGCGGTCACGTCCGACCAGCGGCGCGTGGCCAAGACGGTCAACTTCGGCGTGATTTACGGCATGTCGGCCCACGGCCTGGCCGTCCGCCTGGGGCTGCCGCGGCGGGCCGGCGAGAAGTTCATCGACGATTACTTCGCCCGGTATCCCAAGGTGTTGGCGTACCAGGACAACCTGCTCGCCAACGCGCGGGCGACCGGGTACGTCGGCACGATCCTCGGCCGGCGCCGGCGGTTCGACCCCGCCGCGCTTCAGGAGGGGTCGAGCTACCAGAACCGCACTGGGGCCGAGCGGGAGGCGATCAACATGGAAATTCAGGGGTCGGCCGCGGACCTCATGAAACAAGCCATGCTAAATGTCCACCGCCGACTCAAGAACGAATACTGGCGGGCGAAGATGCTGTTGAGCGTTCACGACGAACTCGTCTTCGAAGTGGACCCCGAACACGTCCGCCCGGTCGCCGACCTGGTCCGGGCGGAAATGACCGGTGCCATGCAATTGCGGGTGCCGCTCAAGGTCGACGTGGCGGCCGGCAAGAACTGGCTCGACGTGGAGGACGTCTGA
- a CDS encoding DUF1501 domain-containing protein: MLVIPGQAGQDTCDGVSRRELLRFGGLSLGGLTLASVLAAEARAKNNNAPVPKGAESGGRGFGKAKSVILLYLQGGPSHLDLWDPKENVPDSVRSIFKPIPTKVTGEHVTELLPKIAQVLDKSTLIRSMSYTPNGLFNHTAAIYQMHTGYTTDKVSPSGQLEPPNAKDFPTVGSNVIKFKPPEVPMLPFVMMPRPLQESNVVGKGGAAGFLGKAYDPYLLYPAGDDMDMSKMDRIKVDDLQIREDLTPARMERRASLRELVAKGMPELERAVGKYDLDSYYGKALGLVLSGRAREAFDLTKEKTELRDRYGRNTFGQCCLLARRLVEAGTRFVEVNWPKVANSDNHSWDVHTGLSTRMKNQSAPMLDAGVSALIEDLDQRGLLQDTLVVAVGEFGRSPRRGVSTSGNSNSDDGRDHWPYCYTAITAGAGIKRGLVYGKSDKTGSAPIENPVHPTELLATIYHSVGIKPDTIVYNHLNQPRELVKGEPVTGILS; the protein is encoded by the coding sequence ATGCTGGTTATCCCCGGTCAGGCCGGTCAAGACACCTGCGACGGCGTGAGTCGCCGCGAACTGCTCCGGTTCGGCGGCCTCTCCCTCGGCGGGCTCACGCTCGCCAGCGTCCTCGCGGCCGAAGCCCGTGCCAAGAACAACAACGCCCCGGTTCCCAAAGGGGCGGAATCGGGTGGCCGCGGGTTTGGGAAGGCCAAGAGCGTCATCCTGCTCTACCTCCAGGGCGGCCCGAGCCACCTCGACCTGTGGGACCCCAAGGAAAACGTCCCGGACAGTGTCCGGTCGATCTTCAAGCCGATCCCGACCAAGGTGACCGGCGAACACGTCACCGAACTGCTCCCGAAGATCGCGCAGGTTCTCGACAAGAGTACCCTCATCCGCTCGATGAGCTACACGCCGAACGGCCTCTTCAACCACACCGCCGCGATTTACCAGATGCACACCGGGTACACCACCGATAAGGTGTCCCCGTCCGGCCAGCTGGAGCCGCCGAACGCGAAAGACTTCCCGACCGTCGGCTCGAACGTCATCAAGTTCAAGCCGCCGGAAGTGCCCATGCTGCCGTTCGTGATGATGCCGCGGCCGCTGCAAGAGTCGAACGTGGTCGGCAAGGGCGGGGCGGCCGGGTTCCTGGGCAAGGCTTACGACCCATACCTGCTCTACCCGGCCGGCGACGACATGGACATGAGCAAGATGGACCGGATCAAGGTGGACGACCTCCAGATCCGGGAAGACCTCACGCCCGCCCGGATGGAACGGCGGGCGTCGCTGCGGGAATTGGTCGCCAAGGGGATGCCCGAACTCGAACGGGCGGTCGGCAAATACGACCTCGATTCGTATTACGGCAAGGCCCTCGGCCTGGTCCTGTCCGGCCGGGCTCGTGAGGCGTTCGACCTGACCAAGGAAAAGACCGAACTCCGCGACCGGTACGGCCGGAATACCTTCGGCCAGTGTTGCCTCCTCGCCCGGCGGTTGGTCGAGGCCGGGACGCGGTTCGTGGAAGTGAACTGGCCCAAGGTGGCGAACAGCGACAACCATTCGTGGGACGTCCACACCGGGCTGTCCACGCGGATGAAGAACCAGTCGGCCCCGATGCTGGACGCCGGGGTGTCCGCGCTGATCGAGGATCTCGACCAGCGCGGCTTGTTGCAAGACACGCTGGTCGTGGCGGTCGGCGAGTTCGGCCGGAGCCCGCGCCGCGGTGTGAGTACGTCCGGGAACAGCAACAGCGACGACGGCCGCGATCACTGGCCCTACTGCTACACGGCCATCACCGCCGGGGCCGGAATCAAGCGCGGGCTCGTCTACGGCAAGAGCGACAAGACCGGGTCCGCCCCGATCGAGAACCCGGTCCACCCGACCGAGCTGCTGGCGACGATCTACCACAGCGTGGGGATCAAGCCGGACACGATCGTCTACAACCACCTGAACCAGCCGCGCGAACTGGTCAAGGGCGAGCCGGTGACGGGGATTTTGAGCTAA
- a CDS encoding nucleoside 2-deoxyribosyltransferase, with translation MTDAMQTVHAGQLPRIYLAGPDVFLPDPIAAGEQKKAICRQHGLEGVFPFDAEVDAGGRPRSETGLLISAANESLIRGCVAVIANMTPFRGPSADVGTAYEMGFARGLGLIVFAYTNDPTAFLPRTERYLGVHAKRDENGRLRDANDMEVEDWGLADNLMLEGGIHASGGMFAATGSPDAELFTDLRGFENCVRRASEVLKRKDGSA, from the coding sequence ATGACCGACGCCATGCAAACCGTCCACGCGGGCCAGCTACCGCGCATCTACCTGGCCGGCCCCGACGTGTTTCTGCCCGACCCGATTGCGGCCGGCGAGCAGAAGAAAGCGATCTGCCGGCAACACGGGCTGGAAGGCGTGTTCCCGTTCGACGCGGAAGTCGATGCCGGTGGGCGCCCGCGTTCGGAAACGGGGCTCTTGATCAGCGCGGCCAACGAATCGCTCATCCGCGGCTGTGTGGCTGTGATCGCAAACATGACCCCGTTCCGCGGCCCCAGCGCGGATGTCGGCACGGCTTACGAGATGGGGTTCGCCCGCGGGTTGGGGCTGATCGTGTTCGCGTACACCAACGACCCGACGGCCTTTCTACCGCGTACGGAACGGTATTTGGGTGTACACGCGAAGCGGGACGAAAACGGCCGCCTGCGCGATGCGAACGACATGGAAGTCGAAGATTGGGGTCTGGCGGACAACCTGATGCTCGAAGGCGGCATCCACGCAAGCGGCGGCATGTTCGCCGCGACGGGCTCGCCGGACGCGGAATTGTTCACCGATCTCCGCGGGTTTGAAAACTGCGTCCGGCGGGCGAGCGAGGTCTTGAAGCGCAAAGACGGATCGGCATAG
- the coaE gene encoding dephospho-CoA kinase (Dephospho-CoA kinase (CoaE) performs the final step in coenzyme A biosynthesis.) translates to MTTPHKLVIGIVGAIGAGKSAAAAAFARRGGAVVDADRLGHAVLERPDVKNELVTRWGTEVIKPDGTANRRAVAAIVFNSPAERRVLEGVVFPHIRRMAVEAVETARADPAARFVVLDAAVMLEAGWNGACDRIVYVDAARPVRLARLAERNGWGEDEVTAREAAQLPAAEKRATADAVVINDGTRDGLQEQVDRLLTLWDL, encoded by the coding sequence ATGACGACTCCGCACAAACTCGTGATCGGGATCGTGGGCGCGATCGGGGCGGGCAAGTCGGCCGCCGCGGCGGCCTTCGCCCGCAGGGGCGGGGCGGTGGTCGACGCCGACCGGCTCGGGCACGCGGTGCTAGAACGACCGGATGTTAAGAACGAGTTGGTCACGCGGTGGGGAACTGAGGTCATAAAACCGGACGGGACCGCGAACCGGCGGGCCGTCGCCGCGATCGTGTTTAACAGCCCTGCCGAGCGCCGGGTATTGGAAGGGGTCGTTTTCCCTCACATTCGCCGTATGGCGGTCGAGGCCGTTGAAACCGCCCGGGCCGATCCGGCCGCGCGGTTCGTCGTCCTCGACGCCGCGGTCATGCTGGAGGCCGGGTGGAATGGCGCTTGTGATCGGATCGTGTACGTCGACGCCGCGCGCCCGGTTCGCCTGGCCCGGTTGGCCGAGCGGAACGGGTGGGGGGAAGACGAAGTAACCGCGCGGGAGGCCGCGCAACTGCCCGCGGCCGAGAAACGCGCGACAGCCGATGCCGTTGTTATTAACGACGGGACGCGGGACGGCCTTCAGGAACAAGTCGACCGTCTGCTGACTCTGTGGGATTTGTGA
- a CDS encoding response regulator transcription factor: MADQKTILIVDDDRELVDGLRAVLERQGFRVIQAHDGHQAKQTVYNQRPDLMILDMMMPRMGGYPVLEHFKGKTDVPPIIMITANEGSRHKAYAEYLGVIDYIRKPFAAERLLDAVQKALRPPTPKPAPEDEIDGGA, encoded by the coding sequence ATGGCGGACCAGAAGACGATCCTGATCGTGGACGACGACCGCGAACTCGTGGACGGCCTGCGGGCCGTGCTGGAGCGGCAAGGGTTCCGGGTGATCCAGGCCCACGACGGGCACCAGGCCAAACAGACGGTTTATAACCAACGGCCCGACCTCATGATCCTCGACATGATGATGCCGCGGATGGGCGGGTACCCGGTCCTTGAACACTTCAAGGGAAAGACCGACGTTCCCCCCATCATCATGATCACGGCCAACGAGGGGAGCCGGCACAAAGCCTACGCCGAATACCTCGGCGTGATCGATTACATCCGCAAACCGTTCGCGGCGGAGCGCTTGCTCGACGCCGTCCAGAAAGCCTTGCGTCCGCCCACCCCCAAGCCCGCCCCAGAAGACGAAATCGACGGCGGAGCCTAA
- the rho gene encoding transcription termination factor Rho yields MGDRGPGDASLDRPAVPRPSPTGGPVDPNEYGFDAETNSRYEEIKRGSTYITQLQQMTLAQLQKAAREDNIVREEWAGLKKQDLIFRILKERVKQNGLMFGEGTLEVLPDGFGFLRSPDYNYLPCPDDIYISPSQIRRFGLRTGSVVAGQIRPPKENERYFALLRVEAINYQDPELLTQKAVFDDLTPLHPNERLKLEADPDELNMRVMDLITPIGKGQRGLIVAPPRTGKTVLLQKMANSIIRNHPECYVIVLLIDERPEEVTDMIRTVKGPKVEVVSSTFDEPTARHVQVAEMVIDKAKRLVEYGTDVVILLDSITRLARAYNTEIPTSGKILSGGLDANALQKPKRFFGAARNIEEGGSLTILATALIDTGSKMDDVIFEEFKGTGNMEVHLDRRLVDRRIYPAIDVNASGTRKEDLLRSEEELRLVDILHKVVSDMHPVQAMELMLKQLGKHKTNTEFLASATMN; encoded by the coding sequence ATGGGTGACCGCGGTCCGGGTGACGCGTCGCTCGACCGTCCTGCGGTGCCGCGCCCCAGTCCCACTGGCGGTCCGGTCGACCCGAACGAGTACGGGTTTGATGCCGAGACGAATTCCCGGTACGAGGAGATCAAGCGGGGCAGCACGTACATCACCCAACTCCAGCAGATGACTCTCGCGCAGCTCCAGAAGGCCGCGCGGGAAGACAACATCGTGCGGGAAGAATGGGCCGGCCTGAAGAAGCAAGACCTGATTTTTCGGATCTTGAAAGAGCGGGTGAAGCAAAACGGGCTGATGTTCGGCGAAGGAACGCTCGAAGTCCTGCCGGACGGGTTCGGGTTCCTCCGTAGCCCGGACTACAACTACCTCCCGTGCCCGGACGACATTTACATCTCACCCAGCCAGATCCGGCGGTTCGGCCTCCGCACCGGGTCCGTCGTCGCCGGGCAGATCCGGCCGCCGAAAGAAAACGAGCGGTACTTCGCCCTCCTGCGGGTCGAGGCGATCAACTACCAGGATCCGGAGCTGCTGACCCAGAAGGCCGTGTTCGACGACCTGACGCCGCTCCACCCGAACGAGCGGCTCAAGCTCGAAGCCGACCCGGACGAGTTGAACATGCGGGTAATGGACCTAATCACCCCGATCGGGAAGGGCCAGCGCGGGCTGATCGTCGCGCCACCCCGGACCGGGAAAACGGTCCTGCTCCAAAAGATGGCGAACTCGATCATCCGGAACCATCCGGAGTGTTACGTGATCGTGCTGCTCATCGACGAGCGGCCGGAAGAAGTCACGGACATGATCCGGACCGTGAAGGGGCCGAAGGTCGAGGTCGTGAGTTCGACCTTCGACGAGCCGACGGCCCGGCACGTCCAGGTGGCCGAGATGGTGATCGACAAGGCCAAGCGGTTGGTCGAGTACGGGACAGACGTGGTCATTCTGCTCGACTCGATCACCCGCCTCGCCCGCGCCTACAACACCGAGATCCCGACCTCCGGGAAGATCCTGTCCGGGGGGTTGGACGCGAACGCGCTGCAGAAGCCGAAGCGGTTCTTCGGGGCCGCCCGGAACATCGAAGAGGGCGGCTCGCTGACGATCCTGGCGACCGCCCTGATCGACACCGGCTCCAAGATGGACGACGTGATCTTCGAGGAATTCAAGGGGACCGGGAACATGGAAGTCCACCTCGACCGCCGGCTGGTGGACCGCCGCATCTACCCGGCCATCGACGTAAACGCGAGCGGGACCCGCAAGGAAGACCTCCTCCGATCCGAGGAGGAACTTCGCCTGGTCGACATCTTGCACAAGGTCGTGTCCGACATGCACCCGGTGCAGGCGATGGAATTGATGCTCAAGCAACTCGGCAAGCACAAGACGAACACCGAGTTTCTCGCCAGCGCGACAATGAATTAA
- the rnc gene encoding ribonuclease III, translated as MLPTETTTSRDRTVLEECQESIGYKFRKPELLRAALTHTSGANTRGGSNERMEFLGDSVLGLVTCEQLYLRFPEYQEGDMTKVKSVVVSRKTCAKFSEELGLGDFLFLGKGMNNGYGDIPPNILADVFEALVAAIFLDGGWDAAKEFVLHFIEPEIERVASESVNGNSKSVLQQIAQREFGDTPRYVILDEQGPDHNKCFKIAAEIAGHRYPPAWGKNKKEAELKAALNAIAAVQGVAIPHPSN; from the coding sequence ATGCTTCCTACGGAAACCACGACATCCCGAGACCGCACCGTCCTCGAAGAATGCCAGGAATCGATCGGGTACAAGTTCCGTAAACCGGAACTACTCCGCGCGGCCCTCACGCACACGTCCGGCGCCAACACCCGCGGCGGCTCGAACGAGCGGATGGAATTCCTCGGCGACAGCGTCCTCGGCCTCGTAACTTGCGAGCAACTCTACCTGCGCTTCCCGGAGTACCAGGAAGGCGACATGACCAAGGTCAAATCGGTCGTGGTCAGCCGGAAGACGTGTGCGAAGTTCAGCGAGGAACTCGGGTTGGGGGATTTCCTGTTCCTCGGCAAAGGAATGAACAACGGCTACGGGGACATCCCGCCGAACATCCTGGCGGACGTGTTTGAAGCCCTGGTCGCGGCGATCTTTCTGGACGGCGGTTGGGACGCGGCCAAGGAGTTCGTGCTGCACTTCATCGAGCCGGAGATCGAGCGGGTCGCCAGCGAATCGGTTAACGGCAACTCCAAATCGGTCCTGCAACAGATCGCCCAGCGCGAGTTCGGGGACACCCCGCGGTACGTCATCCTGGACGAGCAGGGGCCGGATCACAACAAGTGCTTCAAAATCGCCGCCGAGATTGCGGGGCACCGGTACCCGCCGGCGTGGGGCAAAAATAAGAAGGAAGCCGAGCTGAAGGCGGCGCTCAACGCGATCGCCGCCGTTCAGGGCGTCGCCATCCCGCACCCGTCGAACTGA
- a CDS encoding TIGR03067 domain-containing protein yields the protein MSLIRALVLGVGLTVVSVAAADDKKETKFDAAKIVGTWKVTEGKKAGEKASDDAGKGSVIIAKDTITLKSDMGTFVISYKLDAGKSPVEVDMEIQEPEGFKGTKAKGIIAHEDGGVKLCYHPMGGDRPKAFDSTKDNGNYLFLMKKGEEKKEEKKEEKKEEK from the coding sequence ATGTCACTGATTCGGGCGCTGGTGTTGGGGGTCGGCCTGACCGTGGTTTCTGTGGCCGCGGCCGACGACAAGAAGGAAACCAAGTTCGACGCCGCGAAGATCGTCGGCACCTGGAAAGTCACCGAAGGAAAGAAGGCCGGCGAAAAGGCCAGCGACGACGCGGGGAAGGGCAGCGTCATCATCGCGAAGGACACAATCACCCTCAAGAGCGACATGGGCACGTTCGTGATCAGCTACAAGCTCGACGCGGGCAAGTCGCCGGTGGAAGTCGACATGGAAATTCAGGAACCCGAAGGGTTCAAGGGGACCAAGGCCAAGGGCATCATCGCCCACGAGGACGGGGGCGTCAAACTCTGTTACCACCCGATGGGCGGCGACCGGCCCAAAGCGTTCGATTCGACCAAGGACAACGGCAACTATCTGTTCCTGATGAAGAAGGGCGAAGAGAAGAAGGAAGAAAAGAAAGAAGAGAAGAAGGAAGAAAAGTAA
- a CDS encoding sulfotransferase domain-containing protein, giving the protein MTQTPSVCPGIPLRLAIVSTPRSGNTWLRHLISAAYGLSETCTHELNESDWQELPDRHAVQIHHGPEPSFLAHLRAHHARPLTIARHPLDVLVSILQFAINEPETSRWLAGRGGDESILYGAMPRSRAFVEYATGPRAKALLAVTRDWWIRPDVIRVRYEEVVAGPVTGLAPLVAAVGPPAEPFGAASNFTLDRLRSTSVNNHFWQGRPGLWRELIPAAEAREIAAAHAETFATLGYTCAPDPDLDPAAADRNWVRLGGASLAAGLRRASVGHAAQVATYQTAIMNYKTEVADLREAVAVREAELARLRLQVAEAARFLQFDNVARRAARVARLLRRVRDFFPKNRTEKAFDRLIEVS; this is encoded by the coding sequence ATGACTCAAACTCCAAGCGTCTGCCCCGGTATACCGCTCCGTCTCGCAATCGTGAGTACCCCGCGTTCCGGCAACACCTGGCTTCGGCACCTGATTTCCGCCGCTTACGGTTTGTCCGAAACCTGCACCCACGAACTGAACGAGAGCGATTGGCAGGAACTCCCGGACCGGCACGCCGTCCAGATCCACCACGGCCCGGAGCCATCATTCCTGGCTCACCTGCGCGCCCACCATGCCCGCCCGTTGACGATCGCCCGGCACCCGCTCGACGTACTCGTTTCTATTCTCCAATTCGCGATCAACGAGCCCGAAACCAGCCGGTGGCTCGCGGGTCGCGGTGGCGACGAATCGATTCTGTACGGGGCAATGCCGCGGAGCCGGGCGTTCGTCGAATACGCGACCGGGCCGCGGGCGAAAGCGTTGCTCGCGGTGACGCGGGATTGGTGGATCCGCCCGGACGTGATCCGTGTACGTTACGAGGAGGTCGTTGCCGGCCCGGTCACAGGGTTGGCTCCTCTCGTGGCCGCGGTCGGTCCGCCCGCGGAACCGTTCGGTGCAGCCAGCAACTTCACGCTCGATCGGCTCCGATCGACTTCCGTTAACAATCATTTCTGGCAGGGCCGCCCCGGCCTCTGGCGCGAACTCATCCCGGCGGCCGAGGCCCGCGAAATCGCGGCCGCGCACGCCGAGACGTTCGCCACACTGGGTTACACCTGCGCTCCCGACCCGGACCTCGACCCCGCGGCAGCCGACCGAAATTGGGTGCGGCTGGGCGGAGCCAGTCTCGCGGCAGGACTCCGCCGCGCGTCGGTCGGGCACGCCGCGCAAGTCGCGACGTACCAGACGGCGATCATGAATTACAAAACCGAAGTAGCCGACCTTCGCGAAGCCGTCGCGGTGCGGGAAGCCGAGTTGGCCCGACTGCGGCTGCAGGTCGCCGAGGCGGCGCGCTTCCTTCAATTCGATAACGTAGCCCGCCGTGCCGCCCGCGTCGCCCGTCTCCTCCGCCGCGTTCGGGACTTTTTCCCCAAAAACAGGACGGAGAAGGCATTCGATCGACTGATCGAAGTGTCGTAA